A single region of the Acidobacteriota bacterium genome encodes:
- a CDS encoding carboxylesterase family protein: MKTRSTPFLPLVFPLLLACAAEPSDPFLVQTDAGPVQGFAPEGSDDIAACLGIPFAQAPEGHMRWRPPAAVEPWTDPLQASDYGSICPQSRAQLPQSEDCLYLNVWTPTERAGDEPLPVMVWIHGGGFRAGNGRLGEAPATGRGAGLASRGVVVVSIQYRLGALGFFAHPALARVAVIPGESEGDHGVLDMMAALDWVQRNAAAFGGDPDRVTIFGVSAGGMAVNTLMSTPAAAGLFHRAIAQSGYGTWRLPHLSEARWGLPSALEQGAALIADAFDLGDEPSAADLRALPYEELINLGTGFWVPITGTVLPDEPGIVFARGEQHDVPYITGGNSFEGTIFRAFAMTPGDYLATFGEREGQARSLYGADGETEADAERIAAATLFGDQRYVISARYLAEQMKTVSSPARTYYFQFVPEAQRETFPGAPHGSEVSYVFGDPGDPDSERYPGADGAALGDAMAGYWTRFAATGDPNGDGAPEWPEYDADNDTWMVLDAPEPKATPGVIKDRLDLLEAVYLERVGGE, from the coding sequence ATGAAGACCCGATCCACCCCCTTCCTCCCCCTCGTCTTCCCTCTCCTCCTCGCCTGCGCCGCCGAACCGTCCGACCCCTTCCTGGTCCAGACCGACGCCGGCCCCGTCCAGGGCTTCGCCCCCGAAGGCAGCGACGACATCGCCGCCTGTCTCGGCATCCCCTTCGCGCAGGCCCCCGAGGGCCACATGCGCTGGCGTCCACCCGCGGCCGTCGAGCCCTGGACCGACCCCCTCCAGGCAAGCGACTATGGCTCCATCTGCCCGCAGAGCCGCGCCCAGCTCCCGCAGAGCGAGGACTGCCTGTACCTGAACGTGTGGACACCAACCGAACGGGCCGGCGACGAACCGCTCCCGGTGATGGTCTGGATCCACGGCGGTGGCTTCCGCGCCGGCAACGGCCGGCTCGGCGAAGCTCCAGCGACCGGCCGCGGCGCCGGCCTGGCAAGCCGTGGCGTCGTCGTCGTCAGCATCCAGTACCGCCTGGGCGCCCTCGGCTTCTTCGCCCACCCCGCCCTGGCCAGGGTGGCCGTGATCCCCGGCGAATCAGAAGGCGACCACGGGGTGCTCGACATGATGGCCGCCCTCGACTGGGTGCAGCGGAACGCCGCCGCCTTCGGCGGCGATCCCGACCGCGTGACGATCTTCGGCGTCTCGGCCGGCGGGATGGCCGTGAACACCCTGATGAGCACGCCCGCGGCGGCCGGCCTGTTCCACCGTGCGATCGCCCAGAGCGGCTACGGCACCTGGCGGCTGCCCCACCTCAGCGAGGCGCGCTGGGGGCTGCCTTCCGCCCTCGAGCAGGGAGCAGCCCTGATCGCCGACGCCTTCGATCTCGGAGACGAGCCTTCGGCCGCCGACCTTCGCGCGCTTCCGTACGAGGAACTCATCAACCTCGGCACCGGCTTCTGGGTGCCGATCACGGGCACCGTACTCCCGGACGAGCCCGGCATCGTGTTCGCCAGGGGCGAGCAGCACGACGTGCCCTACATCACCGGCGGCAACAGCTTCGAGGGGACGATCTTCCGCGCCTTCGCCATGACCCCGGGCGACTACTTGGCCACCTTCGGCGAGCGCGAAGGGCAGGCCCGCTCCCTCTACGGCGCGGACGGCGAGACCGAAGCCGACGCCGAACGGATCGCCGCCGCCACCCTGTTCGGCGACCAGCGCTACGTCATCTCCGCCCGCTACCTCGCGGAACAGATGAAGACCGTCTCCTCGCCGGCCCGCACCTACTACTTCCAGTTCGTCCCCGAGGCGCAGCGGGAGACGTTCCCCGGCGCTCCCCACGGTTCCGAAGTGTCCTACGTCTTCGGCGACCCGGGCGACCCGGACTCCGAGCGCTATCCGGGCGCGGACGGCGCCGCCCTCGGCGATGCGATGGCCGGCTACTGGACCCGCTTTGCCGCCACCGGCGACCCGAACGGCGATGGCGCCCCGGAGTGGCCGGAGTACGACGCGGACAATGACACCTGGATGGTCCTGGACGCTCCGGAGCCCAAAGCAACGCCGGGCGTGATCAAGGACAGACTCGACCTGCTGGAGGCCGTGTACCTGGAGCGGGTCGGCGGGGAATAG
- a CDS encoding M20/M25/M40 family metallo-hydrolase yields MRTATVIVPAMAALLALAPAPVVGQDGSSDPRLPEASRRLQQYLRIDTTNPPGNESEAVAFFADIFEREGIAYETVEPEPGRGSIWARLEGGSAPGIILLHHIDVVPADPRFWKHDPLSGTYENGYLNGRGALDTKGLGIMHLEAFLALARSGAPLGRDVIFLATADEEAGGRLGAGWIVRNRPDLLEGVGLVLNEGGSGRLLGNRVVFSVEVTQKVPMWLRLNAVGPAGHGSSPSTRSAVTDLIEALERLRQDPFAPRIVPAVGDFFRDLAELESAAAELADPEGLIAEPDRLAALHRTNPMLHALTRNTCAVTRLEGSSKINVVAPAATAELDCRLLPDQEPRAFIRELRKRLDQPSISIEVLMSFKAAVSSTDTDLYRAIEAVTARRFPGSTVLPAVTAGFTDSHFFRDLGIVAYGFSPAVIPGSDQGGVHGNNERISVHNVERGWQTMLDLLRTIAVEPGHGPTSAGVTPTAGGQD; encoded by the coding sequence ATGCGCACCGCCACCGTGATCGTTCCGGCGATGGCTGCACTCCTGGCTCTGGCGCCGGCGCCGGTCGTGGGTCAGGACGGTTCCAGCGATCCGCGGCTGCCGGAGGCCTCGCGGCGGCTACAGCAGTACCTCCGCATCGACACGACGAACCCGCCGGGCAACGAAAGCGAAGCGGTCGCGTTCTTCGCGGACATCTTCGAGCGCGAGGGGATCGCCTATGAGACCGTGGAGCCCGAGCCGGGCCGCGGCAGCATCTGGGCGCGGCTCGAAGGGGGCTCCGCCCCGGGCATCATCCTGCTCCACCACATCGACGTCGTGCCCGCCGACCCGCGGTTCTGGAAGCACGATCCGCTGTCAGGAACCTACGAGAACGGCTACCTCAACGGCCGTGGCGCCCTGGACACGAAGGGCCTGGGCATCATGCACCTGGAGGCGTTTCTGGCCCTCGCCCGCTCGGGGGCGCCCCTCGGACGCGACGTCATCTTCCTGGCCACGGCGGACGAGGAGGCGGGCGGGCGGCTCGGCGCCGGCTGGATCGTGCGCAACCGCCCGGACCTGCTGGAAGGGGTCGGTCTCGTGCTCAACGAGGGCGGCAGCGGACGGCTCCTGGGCAACCGCGTGGTGTTCAGCGTCGAGGTGACGCAGAAGGTGCCGATGTGGCTGCGGCTGAACGCGGTCGGACCCGCCGGCCACGGATCGAGCCCCTCGACCCGCAGCGCGGTGACCGACCTGATCGAAGCGCTCGAACGCCTCCGCCAGGACCCGTTCGCCCCCCGCATCGTGCCCGCGGTTGGCGACTTCTTCCGGGACCTGGCCGAACTCGAGTCCGCGGCAGCCGAACTCGCCGATCCGGAGGGCCTGATCGCGGAACCCGATCGCCTTGCCGCGCTGCACCGGACGAACCCGATGCTCCACGCTCTCACCCGCAACACCTGCGCCGTCACCCGGCTCGAGGGCTCGAGCAAGATCAACGTCGTCGCCCCCGCCGCGACCGCGGAGCTGGACTGCCGGCTGCTTCCCGACCAGGAGCCGCGCGCCTTCATCCGCGAACTCAGGAAGCGACTCGACCAGCCGTCCATCTCGATCGAAGTCCTGATGTCCTTCAAGGCGGCCGTCTCCTCGACCGACACGGATCTCTACCGCGCCATCGAAGCCGTCACCGCCCGCCGCTTCCCCGGCTCCACCGTCCTGCCGGCGGTCACCGCCGGCTTCACCGACAGCCACTTCTTCCGCGACCTCGGGATCGTCGCCTACGGCTTCTCGCCGGCCGTCATTCCGGGGTCGGATCAGGGCGGCGTGCACGGCAACAACGAGCGGATCTCCGTGCACAACGTCGAGCGCGGATGGCAGACGATGCTCGACCTGCTGCGGACGATCGCCGTCGAGCCAGGCCACGGGCCCACTTCGGCCGGCGTAACCCCGACCGCCGGCGGTCAGGACTGA
- a CDS encoding pyrroloquinoline quinone-dependent dehydrogenase, which yields MTSSQRRLAASVLMSAWLALASAAAWGQYGVGAGDWPSYGGDFGSTKYTALDQIDRDNVADLEMVWRWESPDNAEVAANPRVTPFQYKVTPLMVGGVLYVSTSHGQVAAIDGATGESKWVFDTEDWRVGRPTNLGYNHRGVGYWTDGEQARIFMPTNQAWLWAIDAHTGEPVGDFGVEGKVDLTQGLGRPVQRRIYSVISAPMIIGDTVIVGSSIFDGPTRKEMPPGHVRGFDVRTGEQKWIFHTIPQGDEVGVETWENDSWTYSGNTNVWSLMSADPELGTVYLPTGTPTNDWYGGHRLGDNLYAESLICLDADTGEKVWHFQFVHHGLWDYDVPAAPNLVDITVDGREIKAVAQITKQGFIYVFDRRTGEAVWPIEEREVPQTDVPGERTSPTQPFPTKPAAYEHQGLASDDMLISFTPELHEAAKKIRDRWVYGPLFTPPSLQGTILLPGWGGGANWSGAAVDPETSMIYIPSFTMPMVAKLTEPDGARSNFRYINGMSGLESIFLPGPMGLPLTRPPYGRMTAIDLNTGEHAWMKPLGDGPRAPIERITGEDPGPLGAPPAAGPLLTKTLLFQAQGGGGIMGGPGGEGGSVLRAHDKKTGDVIQEIELDLAPGGTPMSYEIAGRQYIALAVGGGDRAEIISLALPKANQEG from the coding sequence TTGACCAGTTCACAACGAAGACTCGCGGCGTCCGTGCTGATGTCGGCGTGGCTGGCCCTCGCTTCGGCAGCGGCCTGGGGCCAGTACGGCGTCGGTGCCGGCGATTGGCCGTCCTACGGCGGCGACTTCGGCAGCACGAAGTACACCGCGCTCGACCAGATCGACCGGGACAACGTCGCCGATCTCGAGATGGTCTGGCGCTGGGAGTCGCCGGACAACGCCGAAGTGGCCGCGAACCCACGGGTGACGCCGTTTCAGTACAAGGTGACGCCCCTGATGGTTGGCGGCGTGCTCTACGTGTCGACCTCGCACGGCCAGGTAGCCGCGATCGACGGAGCCACCGGCGAGTCGAAGTGGGTCTTCGACACGGAGGACTGGCGAGTGGGGAGGCCCACGAACCTGGGCTACAACCACCGTGGCGTCGGCTACTGGACGGATGGAGAGCAGGCGCGGATTTTCATGCCGACGAACCAGGCCTGGCTGTGGGCGATCGACGCCCACACCGGCGAGCCGGTCGGCGACTTCGGCGTCGAAGGCAAGGTCGATCTCACTCAGGGTCTGGGCCGGCCGGTGCAGCGGCGCATCTACTCGGTCATCTCCGCGCCCATGATCATCGGCGACACGGTGATCGTCGGCTCTTCCATCTTCGATGGCCCAACGCGCAAGGAGATGCCGCCCGGCCACGTGCGCGGCTTCGATGTCCGCACCGGCGAGCAGAAGTGGATCTTCCACACGATTCCCCAGGGCGACGAGGTGGGTGTCGAGACGTGGGAAAACGATTCGTGGACCTACAGCGGCAACACGAATGTCTGGTCGCTGATGAGCGCCGACCCGGAACTGGGCACCGTCTACTTGCCGACCGGGACGCCGACGAACGATTGGTACGGTGGCCATCGCCTGGGCGACAACCTCTACGCCGAGAGCCTGATCTGCCTCGACGCGGACACCGGCGAGAAGGTGTGGCACTTCCAGTTCGTCCACCACGGCCTGTGGGACTACGACGTGCCGGCGGCGCCAAACCTTGTCGACATCACGGTTGATGGCAGGGAGATCAAGGCGGTCGCCCAGATCACGAAGCAGGGCTTCATCTACGTCTTCGACCGCAGGACCGGAGAAGCGGTCTGGCCGATCGAGGAACGGGAGGTCCCGCAGACCGATGTCCCGGGCGAGCGCACGTCGCCGACCCAGCCGTTCCCGACCAAGCCGGCGGCGTACGAGCACCAGGGGCTCGCGAGCGACGACATGCTGATCTCGTTCACGCCCGAGCTCCACGAAGCGGCGAAGAAGATCCGCGACAGGTGGGTGTACGGTCCGCTCTTCACACCGCCGTCGCTCCAGGGAACCATCCTGCTGCCGGGTTGGGGCGGCGGCGCGAACTGGTCCGGCGCGGCGGTCGATCCGGAAACGTCGATGATCTACATCCCGTCGTTCACCATGCCGATGGTGGCCAAACTGACGGAGCCGGACGGCGCCCGCTCGAACTTCCGGTACATCAATGGAATGAGTGGCCTCGAGAGCATCTTCCTGCCGGGACCGATGGGCCTCCCTCTGACCCGGCCTCCTTACGGACGGATGACGGCGATCGATCTCAACACCGGCGAGCACGCCTGGATGAAGCCGCTCGGCGACGGACCGCGGGCGCCGATCGAGAGGATCACCGGTGAGGATCCGGGGCCTCTGGGTGCCCCGCCGGCGGCAGGTCCTCTGCTGACCAAGACGCTCCTGTTTCAGGCCCAGGGTGGCGGCGGGATCATGGGCGGTCCGGGCGGCGAGGGCGGTTCCGTGCTGCGGGCGCACGACAAGAAGACGGGCGACGTGATCCAGGAGATCGAGCTCGACCTGGCGCCGGGTGGTACGCCGATGTCGTACGAGATCGCCGGGCGGCAGTACATCGCCCTGGCGGTCGGCGGCGGGGACCGGGCCGAGATCATCTCCCTGGCCTTGCCGAAGGCAAACCAGGAGGGCTGA
- a CDS encoding fumarylacetoacetate hydrolase family protein yields MKLLSLLRNGQAAIGVLADQDTVVDLGVAASDLPRGMCRFLAAGEQALEAARRAVDSGAGRVPLAEQTLLAPVPRPRKFFAIGLNYADHAAETGQQLPEFPTVFNKQVTCVNRPGGDIHSPRASSAVDYEGEFAFVVGRRCRGVAAADAGSVIAGYTIVNDVSVRDWQRRSPTMILGKGWDTHGPMGPFLVTADEVDDPHSLGIRTWVNGELRQDSNTRELVFDCPKLVETISTMCTLEPGDVVSTGTPAGVGLGYRPPKFLVPGDVVRIEIDGLGALENPVVPEP; encoded by the coding sequence ATGAAGCTCCTGTCCCTGCTGCGGAACGGTCAGGCCGCGATCGGCGTGCTGGCTGACCAGGACACCGTTGTCGACCTTGGCGTCGCCGCGTCGGACCTGCCTCGCGGCATGTGTCGGTTTCTGGCCGCCGGCGAGCAGGCGCTGGAGGCGGCGCGACGCGCGGTCGACTCGGGGGCCGGCCGCGTGCCGCTGGCCGAACAGACGCTGCTCGCCCCGGTGCCGCGGCCCCGCAAGTTCTTCGCCATCGGCCTGAACTACGCCGACCACGCGGCGGAGACCGGACAGCAGCTTCCCGAGTTCCCGACGGTCTTCAACAAGCAGGTCACGTGTGTCAACCGGCCGGGAGGGGACATCCACAGTCCGCGGGCGTCCTCCGCGGTCGACTACGAGGGCGAGTTCGCCTTCGTCGTCGGCCGCCGTTGCCGCGGCGTGGCAGCGGCCGACGCCGGCTCCGTGATCGCTGGCTACACGATCGTCAACGACGTGTCGGTCCGCGACTGGCAGCGGCGCTCGCCGACGATGATCCTCGGCAAGGGCTGGGACACCCACGGTCCGATGGGTCCCTTTCTCGTGACGGCCGACGAGGTCGACGACCCTCACTCGCTCGGCATCCGCACCTGGGTCAACGGCGAGTTGAGGCAGGACTCGAACACCCGGGAGCTCGTCTTCGACTGTCCGAAGCTGGTCGAGACGATCTCCACGATGTGCACCCTTGAGCCTGGCGACGTGGTCAGCACCGGCACGCCCGCCGGCGTCGGCCTGGGCTACCGGCCGCCGAAGTTCCTGGTGCCGGGCGACGTCGTTCGGATCGAGATCGATGGTCTCGGAGCGCTGGAGAACCCGGTCGTCCCGGAGCCGTAG
- a CDS encoding VWA domain-containing protein produces MRSRSSRITPWRAALAAVTVAGLIQVPPTAAQILSRQSQIVFQVPSQPDLRLSAGAVEVVENGAPRKVLAVEPVAGRWRILVYFDMPGSTPEGVEAAAEAIGQAADQLVALGDVEIVTADRLPETVLDPTDDPEVIRQTTDQLALQAGRAGRLFRLRARADSVRASADTAVASRLAADLFESFQLELDVLAWQRESLLEAVLGGTSTSRSPRVLFLVQDAVDLDLGAFARRVLDEPTTTVDSRSRGEQRRQRSLTRTIAALGWRVYPLLVAPPDERVDGLLPGRQAQQALFAQASAGEVVTDRDGLTAAIERLTPSWRVRYESTGMPDGAPHPVDVRISPSGVRGPPSEVAARRWATVAAPSDLVALRAAQALDIVASDNENPVPPGSDELAVRSVLLPQDIETLAAGTPSELVTVDGLVTFAAGAPKTSEALRVTLHGRGLDAPPLLLHRLGAGADLIGGAWRFRTLIDLPIAIDELVLIVEDLRTDRWRVAFLEAASQPLDARSDTELLTSDGTGGSRQRTEAEIIADARAGEHVFGRTNDADATRSVHGEESEPARTLIRLLPPRGQRSGLSGRRTFDIVTRSDAVRRVEFYLDGELVSDDKRRPFSATIDLGEELTEHVIQAIAYSRSDAPLGRDELPINRSRAETRIAFKTVTAGPDDSFDVEADVRLDEDERLDRIEFYRNERLAATLNRPPWRTRLPGPAQPGADFARLAVYLEDGSVVEEVRFLSADDLVAETLVNLVEVYAVINDEEGNPITSLSQEDFVLRAGRREIPIERFAVAEDVPLVLGLAVDTSGSMMTIMPDVRRAAAQFLGSVLTRIDQAFVVDFDSRPRMIASLTHDVVQLIENLDQLQADGLTALYDAMQFGLVELARDQGRRALVILTDGDDYGSQSGYRKTLRTAENSGVPIYVLSMANTGPLGRGLRKPDLEGIAKASGGRVYYVANMQSLLEAYDHISRELQSQYMLGYSTGAPLTQKEVQSLKVELRAGKGKKREIRMTVGRGRS; encoded by the coding sequence ATGCGGTCGCGTTCGTCGCGCATCACGCCTTGGCGGGCCGCGCTCGCTGCGGTGACCGTCGCCGGGTTGATCCAGGTGCCGCCGACCGCGGCGCAGATCCTGAGTCGGCAGTCCCAGATCGTCTTCCAGGTTCCAAGTCAGCCCGATCTTCGCCTGAGCGCCGGGGCCGTCGAGGTCGTCGAAAACGGAGCGCCCCGCAAGGTGCTGGCCGTCGAGCCCGTAGCCGGCCGCTGGCGGATCCTCGTGTACTTCGACATGCCCGGCTCCACGCCGGAAGGCGTGGAGGCGGCCGCAGAGGCAATCGGCCAGGCCGCCGACCAGTTGGTTGCTCTCGGCGACGTCGAGATCGTCACCGCCGACCGGCTCCCCGAGACCGTGCTGGATCCCACGGACGACCCGGAAGTGATCCGGCAGACCACGGACCAACTGGCGCTGCAGGCCGGACGGGCGGGACGGCTCTTCAGACTCCGGGCTCGAGCCGACTCGGTCAGGGCTTCGGCTGACACCGCCGTGGCGTCGAGACTGGCGGCCGATCTCTTCGAGAGCTTCCAACTGGAGCTGGATGTACTCGCCTGGCAACGCGAAAGTCTGCTCGAAGCCGTCCTTGGCGGGACATCCACGTCCCGTTCGCCTCGAGTTCTCTTCCTGGTCCAGGATGCCGTGGACCTGGACCTGGGCGCCTTCGCCCGCCGCGTCCTGGACGAGCCGACCACGACCGTCGATTCCAGGTCCCGCGGCGAACAGCGGCGGCAGCGCAGCCTGACCCGGACGATCGCGGCACTGGGCTGGCGCGTCTATCCGCTGCTGGTCGCTCCACCGGACGAACGCGTCGACGGCCTCCTGCCCGGCCGTCAGGCGCAACAGGCCCTCTTCGCTCAAGCGAGTGCGGGCGAAGTCGTGACCGATCGGGACGGACTGACCGCGGCCATCGAACGCCTCACCCCTTCATGGCGGGTGCGGTACGAGTCGACGGGCATGCCCGACGGGGCGCCCCACCCAGTCGACGTCCGGATCTCGCCCTCGGGCGTTCGCGGCCCCCCCAGCGAGGTCGCGGCCCGCCGCTGGGCCACCGTCGCCGCGCCATCCGACCTGGTTGCGCTGCGCGCCGCGCAAGCCCTGGACATCGTGGCGAGCGACAACGAGAACCCGGTCCCCCCGGGCAGCGACGAACTCGCCGTTCGCAGCGTGCTCCTGCCACAGGACATCGAGACGCTGGCGGCCGGCACGCCCTCCGAGCTGGTCACGGTGGACGGTCTCGTGACCTTCGCCGCCGGGGCGCCGAAGACGAGCGAGGCGCTCCGCGTCACCCTGCACGGACGCGGGCTGGACGCTCCGCCCCTGCTCCTGCATCGGCTGGGAGCAGGCGCCGACCTGATCGGTGGCGCCTGGAGGTTCCGGACCCTGATCGACCTGCCGATCGCCATCGACGAACTCGTCCTGATCGTGGAGGATCTGAGGACCGACCGTTGGCGCGTCGCGTTCCTCGAGGCGGCCTCTCAACCCCTCGACGCACGCAGCGACACCGAGCTGCTGACCTCGGACGGCACCGGCGGTTCTCGCCAGCGGACCGAGGCCGAGATCATCGCCGACGCCCGAGCCGGCGAGCATGTGTTCGGGCGCACGAACGACGCCGACGCGACGCGCTCCGTCCATGGCGAGGAATCCGAGCCCGCGCGGACCCTGATTCGCCTCCTGCCTCCCCGCGGCCAGCGCTCGGGCCTCAGCGGGCGCAGGACCTTCGACATCGTGACCAGGAGCGACGCCGTCCGCCGGGTCGAGTTCTACCTCGACGGTGAACTCGTCTCCGACGACAAGCGCCGCCCGTTCTCCGCGACGATCGACCTGGGCGAGGAACTGACCGAGCACGTCATCCAGGCCATCGCCTACAGCCGATCCGATGCGCCGCTGGGCCGGGACGAACTGCCGATCAACCGCTCGCGGGCCGAAACCCGGATCGCCTTCAAGACCGTCACCGCCGGGCCGGACGACAGTTTCGATGTCGAAGCCGACGTCCGGCTCGACGAGGACGAACGACTCGACCGGATCGAGTTCTACCGGAACGAACGACTCGCCGCGACGCTCAACCGGCCGCCCTGGCGTACCCGGCTGCCGGGCCCCGCCCAACCCGGCGCAGACTTCGCCCGCCTCGCCGTCTACCTCGAGGACGGCAGCGTCGTCGAAGAGGTCCGGTTCCTCTCCGCCGACGATCTGGTGGCGGAAACGCTAGTCAACCTCGTAGAGGTCTACGCAGTGATCAACGACGAGGAAGGCAACCCCATCACCAGCCTTTCGCAAGAGGACTTCGTGCTGCGAGCCGGGCGGCGCGAGATTCCGATCGAGCGCTTCGCGGTCGCCGAAGACGTTCCCCTGGTGCTCGGCCTGGCGGTCGATACGTCGGGGAGCATGATGACGATCATGCCCGACGTTCGCCGCGCCGCGGCGCAGTTCCTGGGCAGCGTCCTGACCAGGATCGACCAGGCCTTCGTCGTCGACTTCGACAGCCGGCCGCGCATGATCGCCAGTCTGACGCACGATGTCGTCCAGCTCATCGAGAACCTGGACCAACTCCAGGCGGACGGCCTCACGGCCCTGTACGACGCGATGCAGTTCGGCCTTGTCGAACTCGCCCGCGATCAGGGACGCCGCGCTCTGGTCATTCTCACCGACGGCGACGACTACGGCAGCCAGAGCGGCTACCGGAAGACGTTGCGCACCGCGGAGAACTCGGGCGTCCCGATCTACGTCCTCTCGATGGCGAACACCGGCCCCCTCGGCCGCGGACTGCGCAAGCCCGACCTGGAGGGGATCGCCAAGGCGAGCGGCGGTCGGGTGTACTACGTCGCCAACATGCAGAGCCTGCTCGAGGCCTACGACCACATCAGCCGGGAACTGCAGAGCCAGTACATGCTCGGCTACTCCACCGGCGCGCCCCTGACGCAGAAGGAAGTCCAGTCGCTCAAGGTCGAGCTACGGGCCGGCAAGGGCAAGAAGCGCGAGATCCGGATGACGGTCGGCCGCGGGCGCAGCTAG